A stretch of the Rhizobium leguminosarum genome encodes the following:
- a CDS encoding lysophospholipid acyltransferase family protein, which translates to MIALIRRLLVLFVRILVGARSEWRGCAPDTRRRIYFANHNSHVDTVAVMAALPWPVRRLTHPVAARDYWGTSAFRRFIAEKGLRAVLIDRKPLPDSNPLEPLERLLEEGRSVLIFPEGTRSATEEIAPFRSGIYRLACRFPDVDLVPIHLDNLQRILPKGSMLIVPITCTARFGKPLRVEPGEEKGAFLARARAAVIELADGGHIA; encoded by the coding sequence ATGATCGCGCTCATCCGTCGCCTTCTTGTGCTGTTCGTCCGTATCCTGGTCGGCGCCCGAAGCGAATGGCGGGGCTGTGCGCCCGACACTCGCCGCCGTATCTATTTCGCCAATCACAACAGCCATGTCGATACGGTCGCCGTCATGGCAGCCCTGCCGTGGCCAGTGCGGCGGCTGACCCATCCGGTCGCGGCGCGCGACTATTGGGGGACCAGCGCCTTTCGTCGTTTCATCGCCGAGAAAGGCCTGCGCGCCGTGCTGATAGACCGCAAGCCTCTGCCGGACAGCAACCCACTGGAGCCTCTTGAGCGCCTGCTCGAGGAGGGGCGTTCGGTGCTGATTTTTCCGGAAGGGACGAGAAGCGCCACCGAAGAGATCGCTCCGTTCCGCAGCGGCATCTATCGCCTGGCCTGCCGTTTCCCCGACGTCGATCTCGTGCCGATCCATCTCGACAACCTCCAGCGGATCCTTCCCAAGGGAAGCATGCTGATCGTCCCGATCACCTGCACGGCGCGTTTCGGCAAGCCGCTGCGCGTCGAACCTGGCGAGGAAAAGGGCGCCTTCCTGGCCCGCGCCCGCGCCGCCGTCATCGAGCTCGCGGACGGAGGGCACATCGCATGA
- a CDS encoding CDP-alcohol phosphatidyltransferase family protein: MGEEEGASRRPIASRSSSWAIGMSAWLARTGVTPNGISLLSILFAGIGATLILLTAHPIAMIGAAISVQLRLVCNLLDGMVAIEGGKKTKSGPIYNEFPDRIADSLLLVAAGYACGFAWLGWLSALLAALTAYIRVFGGAVGLPQDFSGIMAKQRRMAVLTAGLVAQSIETLISASHWSLISASVIIAAGSLVTCITRTITLARLLERL; encoded by the coding sequence ATGGGGGAAGAAGAGGGCGCCTCGCGGCGACCGATCGCGAGCCGGTCGTCGTCCTGGGCGATCGGCATGAGTGCATGGTTGGCCCGCACCGGCGTCACGCCGAACGGCATTTCGCTGCTGTCGATCCTGTTTGCCGGCATCGGCGCGACGCTGATCCTGCTCACGGCACATCCGATTGCCATGATCGGCGCCGCGATCTCGGTGCAGTTGCGGCTCGTCTGCAACCTGCTTGACGGGATGGTCGCGATCGAAGGCGGCAAGAAAACCAAGAGCGGGCCGATCTACAACGAATTCCCCGACCGGATCGCCGACAGCCTGCTTCTGGTGGCCGCCGGCTATGCCTGCGGCTTTGCCTGGCTTGGTTGGCTCTCAGCGCTGCTCGCAGCACTCACCGCCTATATCCGGGTCTTCGGCGGAGCAGTTGGCCTTCCCCAGGACTTCAGCGGCATCATGGCCAAACAGCGCCGCATGGCGGTGCTGACGGCGGGTCTCGTTGCCCAGAGCATCGAGACGCTGATATCCGCCAGCCATTGGTCGCTGATCTCAGCCTCGGTCATCATCGCAGCCGGCAGCCTCGTCACCTGCATCACGCGCACGATAACGCTTGCCCGCTTGCTGGAGAGATTATGA